A genomic segment from Daphnia carinata strain CSIRO-1 chromosome 1, CSIRO_AGI_Dcar_HiC_V3, whole genome shotgun sequence encodes:
- the LOC130691209 gene encoding synaptic vesicle membrane protein VAT-1 homolog isoform X2, which yields MGLECSGVVVGVGSKVENLKEGDRVLIHTGKPGLQTEFVCIESSSCFVVPESMSFDEAAAFPVNYLTAYFCLFDIGNLRSNQTVLIPSAAGGVGWAATQLAKSIPNVRVVGLASSSKHEAIRANGVDVTIDSKDPCWDAAVKAACPQGVDIALDCTSGDNFRRTQLLVKDLGRAILIGANDMIAGETLSLWRIFRSWWYSATIKPIDLVLNSRVVAGFHLTHVKTRLPERYREAILHLFELYEKKVIRPQIDSVWTFSQITEATNRLSQRENIGKVIVTP from the exons ATGGGATTAGAGTGTTCTGGTGTTGTAGTTGGTGTTGGATCAAAAGTTGAGAATTTGAAG GAAGGGGACAGAGTTTTGATTCATACAGGAAAACCAGGTCTTCAAACAGAATTTGTATGTATTGAATCATCTAGTTGTTTTGTAGTGCCAGAATCCATGTCCTTTGATGAGGCAGCAGCTTTTCCAGTGAATTATCTAACGGCATATTTCTGCTTATTTGACATTGGGAACCTCCGCAGCAATCAAACTGTTTTAATACCTTCGGCAGCAG GTGGAGTTGGTTGGGCAGCAACACAGTTGGCCAAAAGCATACCAAATGTTCGCGTAGTTGGTTTGGCGTCCAGTAGCAAGCACGAAGCTATTAGAGCAAATGGCGTCGATGTCACCATAGATTCGAAGGACCCTTGTTGGGATGCGGCTGTTAAAGCGGCATGTCCTCAAGGAGTAGATATTGCGCTTGATTGCACATCGGGCGATAATTTTCGGCGCACTCAACTGTTGGTAAAGGATTTAGGAAGAGCTATTCTCATAG GTGCCAACGATATGATTGCTGGAGAGACACTTAGTTTATGGCGAATTTTTAGAAGCTGGTGGTACTCAGCCACTATAAAACCAATTGATCTAGTTCTCAATAGCCGTGTCGTTGCCGGATTTCACTTGACCCATGTGAAAACTCGACTTCCTGAAAGATATCGAGAGGCTATACTTCATCTTTTCGAATTGTATGAGAAAAAAGTGATCCGACCTCAAATTGACTCTGTGTGGACTTTTAGTCAG ATTACTGAAGCTACAAATAGACTTTCTCAACGGGAAAACATCGGAAAAGTTATAGTGACTCCTTAA
- the LOC130691209 gene encoding synaptic vesicle membrane protein VAT-1 homolog isoform X1 — protein sequence MEDSSLSVVLSGYGGLDKIQVQHLPFNRNPEGGQVIVKVKSCGLNFADIYTRQGLVRNEPGPPFIMGLECSGVVVGVGSKVENLKEGDRVLIHTGKPGLQTEFVCIESSSCFVVPESMSFDEAAAFPVNYLTAYFCLFDIGNLRSNQTVLIPSAAGGVGWAATQLAKSIPNVRVVGLASSSKHEAIRANGVDVTIDSKDPCWDAAVKAACPQGVDIALDCTSGDNFRRTQLLVKDLGRAILIGANDMIAGETLSLWRIFRSWWYSATIKPIDLVLNSRVVAGFHLTHVKTRLPERYREAILHLFELYEKKVIRPQIDSVWTFSQITEATNRLSQRENIGKVIVTP from the exons ATGGAAGATTCGTCTCTTTCAGTAGTACTCAGTGGTTACGGTGGGCTCGACAAAATTCAG GTGCAGCATCTTCCATTCAACCGTAACCCCGAAGGTGGACAAGTGATCGTGAAAGTGAAATCATGTGGGCTAAATTTTGCTGATATTTATACTAGACAAGGTCTTGTTCGCAATGAGCCTGGGCCCCCATTTATTATGGGATTAGAGTGTTCTGGTGTTGTAGTTGGTGTTGGATCAAAAGTTGAGAATTTGAAG GAAGGGGACAGAGTTTTGATTCATACAGGAAAACCAGGTCTTCAAACAGAATTTGTATGTATTGAATCATCTAGTTGTTTTGTAGTGCCAGAATCCATGTCCTTTGATGAGGCAGCAGCTTTTCCAGTGAATTATCTAACGGCATATTTCTGCTTATTTGACATTGGGAACCTCCGCAGCAATCAAACTGTTTTAATACCTTCGGCAGCAG GTGGAGTTGGTTGGGCAGCAACACAGTTGGCCAAAAGCATACCAAATGTTCGCGTAGTTGGTTTGGCGTCCAGTAGCAAGCACGAAGCTATTAGAGCAAATGGCGTCGATGTCACCATAGATTCGAAGGACCCTTGTTGGGATGCGGCTGTTAAAGCGGCATGTCCTCAAGGAGTAGATATTGCGCTTGATTGCACATCGGGCGATAATTTTCGGCGCACTCAACTGTTGGTAAAGGATTTAGGAAGAGCTATTCTCATAG GTGCCAACGATATGATTGCTGGAGAGACACTTAGTTTATGGCGAATTTTTAGAAGCTGGTGGTACTCAGCCACTATAAAACCAATTGATCTAGTTCTCAATAGCCGTGTCGTTGCCGGATTTCACTTGACCCATGTGAAAACTCGACTTCCTGAAAGATATCGAGAGGCTATACTTCATCTTTTCGAATTGTATGAGAAAAAAGTGATCCGACCTCAAATTGACTCTGTGTGGACTTTTAGTCAG ATTACTGAAGCTACAAATAGACTTTCTCAACGGGAAAACATCGGAAAAGTTATAGTGACTCCTTAA
- the LOC130691085 gene encoding glutamate receptor 1-like encodes MEMNWFAKRLNFTLSYRPLNHTISAKYGNPTNHAFHLIQNKEVDGFAVVFIATPERKKIMDFTSFFGWSDSYVMVVPRPEEESRLFAFIWPFEPAVWLLIVITMVIMVVVMSLFSGSYVWLFVNDFLNPIAQNRREERTAAFWQWPGIYSMYVINIMTNQGTSIAVRRFSFQILVGTWLLVAMVLVNSYSSTVVSYLTVPKMKPSIQTFEDLAASPAVGLILKVDTDIGQKILEAESGVLKILGDQARREPDRLFTDPGKINARLIKGRYAYPYLQAFAKFFVGDRFRKDGKCHFQMTKPLSLTGFWSMAFQKGSKLTSIFNDVLVEIWETGLPRRWSNDENPRAPQCFAKEKPRANLTGQVPIRLIDLMGAFLILGVGIGLATIVFLVEKIIFFKNRRMAMNIK; translated from the exons ATGGAAATGAACTGGTTTGCCAAAAGACTTAATTTTAC GCTTTCCTATCGACCACTTAACCATACGATCAGCGCGAAATACGGAAATCCAACCAATCATGCATTTCATCTCATACAAAATAAG GAAGTGGATGGATTTGCAGTAGTTTTTATTGCCACTCCagagaggaagaaaataatGGACTTTACTTCCTTTTTCGGTTGGTCTGATTCGTACGTTATGGTAGTGCCCCGTCCTGAAGAAGAGTCTCGACTCTTCGCTTTCATTTGGCCATTTGAACCAGCg GTATGGCTTCTAATCGTAATCACTATGGTTATCATGGTGGTCGTGATGAGTCTGTTCTCCGGATCATACGTTTGGCTATTTGTAAACGATTTCCTGAATCCAATTGCTCAGAACAGAAGGGAAGAGAGGACGGCAGCTTTTTGGCAATGGCCTGGTATCTACTCCATGTATGTCATTAACATTATGACTAATCAAG GAACTAGCATTGCGGTTCGCCGCTTCTCCTTCCAAATCCTTGTTGGGACTTGGCTTTTGGTTGCCATGGTCTTAGTCAACAGTTATTCAAGCACAGTTGTTTCCTACTTGACAGTACCCAAAATGAAACCATCAATCCAGACTTTCGAAGATCTGGCGGCCAGTCCAGCTGTTGGCCTCATCCTGAAAGTAGACACAGATATCGGCCAAAAGATACTT GAGGCTGAGTCAGGCGTTCTTAAAATTTTGGGAGATCAAGCTCGAAGAGAGCCGGATCGGTTATTTACTGACCCTGGGAAAATCAACGCGCGCCTTATAAAGGGACGCTACGCATACCCATAT ttgcaAGCCTTCGCTAAATTCTTCGTTGGTGATCGATTCAGAAAAGACGGCAAGTGTCATTTTCAAATGACTAAGCCTCTGTCTCTGACCGGATTTTGGTCTATGGCTTTCCAGAAAGGCAGCAAGTTGACATCCATTTTTAACGATGT TTTGGTAGAAATATGGGAAACTGGACTTCCTCGTCGTTGGTCGAACGATGAGAATCCACGAGCACCACAATGTTTCGCCAAAGAAAAGCCACGGGCAAATTTAACCGGCCAAGTTCCCATTCGATTAATTGATCTGATGGGTGCTTTCTTGATTTTGGGAGTTGGCATTGGCCTGGCCACAATTGTCTTTCTTGTggagaaaataattttcttcaaaaatcgACGGATGGCTATGAATATTAAATAG